The following proteins are encoded in a genomic region of Enterocloster clostridioformis:
- a CDS encoding NADH-dependent [FeFe] hydrogenase, group A6, protein METINLKINGIAVTAPKGSTILEAARLAHIEIPTLCFLKEINEIGACRICIVELKNGKLVTSCVYPAEEGMEVYTNTPKVLDSRKKTLQLLLSNHNRSCLSCVRSGHCELQELAHELGVDDEGYYDGEITPSEIDTSAAHMIRDNSKCILCRRCVAVCENVQGIGVIGANNRGFSTSIGSAFEMGLGETSCVSCGQCIAVCPTGALTEKDYTADVFAAIADPKKHVIVQTAPAVRAGLGEEFGLPIGTDVEGKMAAALRRLGFDKVFDTNFSADLTIMEEAHEFIDRVQNGGVLPLITSCSPGWVKYCEHYFPDMTENLSSCKSPQQMFGAIAKSYYAEKAGIDPKDIVSVSVMPCTAKKFEIGREDEDANGMPDVDISITTRELARMIKKAGIRFLDLPDEEFDAPLGLGTGAAVIFGATGGVMEAALRTAVETLTGEELPKPDFTEVRGTKGIKEATYNVAGMEVKIAVASGLGNARELLNKVKSGEANYHFIEIMGCPGGCVNGGGQPQQPGYVRNTTDIRGLRAKVLYDIDTANPIRKSHENPAIKELYATYLGEPGSEKAHHLLHTTYVKRSINQH, encoded by the coding sequence ATGGAGACAATTAATCTTAAAATCAACGGCATTGCAGTCACCGCTCCCAAGGGTTCCACAATCCTGGAGGCAGCAAGACTGGCACATATCGAGATTCCTACTCTGTGTTTCTTAAAGGAAATCAATGAGATCGGTGCCTGCCGTATCTGTATAGTAGAATTAAAAAATGGAAAACTGGTAACTTCCTGTGTCTATCCCGCCGAGGAGGGCATGGAGGTATATACCAATACACCTAAGGTACTGGATTCCAGGAAGAAGACATTACAGCTCCTGTTATCCAACCACAACCGTTCCTGTCTGTCCTGTGTCCGCAGCGGACACTGCGAGCTTCAGGAGCTGGCCCACGAGCTGGGCGTGGACGACGAAGGATATTACGACGGCGAGATTACCCCGTCCGAGATTGATACCTCTGCCGCCCACATGATCCGTGACAACAGCAAATGTATCCTCTGCCGCCGCTGTGTGGCAGTCTGTGAAAATGTACAGGGCATCGGCGTCATCGGAGCCAACAACCGTGGTTTCTCTACCTCCATTGGCTCTGCCTTTGAGATGGGTCTGGGAGAAACCTCCTGTGTATCCTGCGGACAATGTATCGCGGTATGTCCAACCGGAGCATTGACCGAGAAGGATTATACAGCAGACGTATTCGCTGCCATTGCGGACCCGAAGAAGCATGTAATCGTTCAGACAGCTCCCGCTGTACGCGCGGGACTGGGCGAGGAATTCGGTCTGCCTATCGGCACAGATGTGGAAGGCAAGATGGCCGCAGCTCTGCGCCGTCTGGGCTTTGACAAGGTATTTGATACCAATTTCTCCGCAGACCTCACCATCATGGAGGAAGCGCACGAATTCATTGACCGGGTACAGAACGGAGGCGTACTGCCTCTCATCACCTCCTGCTCACCCGGCTGGGTTAAATACTGCGAGCACTATTTCCCGGACATGACAGAGAACCTGTCGTCCTGTAAATCTCCTCAGCAGATGTTTGGCGCTATCGCCAAGTCCTACTATGCCGAGAAGGCAGGCATTGATCCAAAAGACATCGTAAGTGTCAGTGTAATGCCGTGTACCGCCAAAAAGTTTGAGATTGGCCGTGAGGACGAGGATGCAAATGGAATGCCGGATGTGGACATCTCCATCACCACCAGAGAGCTGGCCCGCATGATCAAGAAGGCAGGCATCCGGTTCTTAGACCTGCCGGACGAAGAGTTTGACGCGCCTCTGGGCCTTGGAACCGGCGCAGCCGTTATCTTCGGCGCTACAGGCGGCGTAATGGAAGCAGCCCTGAGAACTGCCGTGGAAACCCTGACCGGCGAAGAGCTGCCTAAGCCGGACTTCACAGAAGTCCGCGGCACAAAGGGAATCAAGGAAGCCACCTACAATGTGGCAGGCATGGAGGTAAAGATTGCGGTGGCCTCCGGCCTGGGCAATGCCAGGGAGCTGTTAAATAAGGTGAAATCCGGAGAAGCCAACTATCACTTCATCGAAATCATGGGATGCCCCGGCGGCTGCGTAAACGGCGGCGGTCAGCCCCAGCAGCCCGGATACGTACGCAACACCACGGATATCCGCGGCCTGCGCGCAAAGGTGCTCTACGATATAGATACAGCCAACCCAATCCGTAAGTCCCATGAGAATCCTGCTATCAAGGAGCTCTACGCTACTTACCTGGGAGAGCCCGGAAGCGAAAAAGCCCACCACCTGCTCCACACCACCTATGTAAAGAGGAGCATTAACCAGCACTAA
- the nuoF gene encoding NADH-quinone oxidoreductase subunit NuoF, translating into MYRSHVLVCGGTGCTSSGSPKIMEALKYEIKRQGLEEEVAVVETGCHGLCALGPIMIVYPDATFYSMVQVNDISEIVSEHLLKGRVVTRLLYQETVSPTGGIKALIDTDFYKKQHRIALRNCGVINPENIEEYIGTGGYQALGKVLTEMTPDDVIQTLLDAGLRGRGGAGFPTGLKWKLCKQNDADQKYVCCNADEGDPGAFMDRSVLEGDPHAILEAMAIAGYAIGSNQGYIYVRAEYPIAVERLKIAIEQAREMELLGKNIFGTGFDFDIDLRLGAGAFVCGEETALMTSIEGKRGEPRPRPPFPAQKGLFGKPSILNNVETYANIPQIILNGPEWFASMGTEKSKGTKVFALGGKINNTGLVEVPMGTTLRTVIEEIGGGIPNGKKFKAAQTGGPSGGCIPAKHFDIPIDYDNLISIGSMMGSGGLIVMDEDDCMVDIAKFFLEFTVEESCGKCTACRIGTKRMVEILTKITKGQAVMEDLDKLEELCHYVKANSLCGLGQTAPNPVLSTLHFFRDEYEAHIKEKRCPAGVCKALLSFNIDRDKCRGCTLCARNCPAGAIVGSVKNPHVIDQNKCIKCGACMEKCKFGAIYKK; encoded by the coding sequence ATGTATCGTTCACACGTATTAGTCTGCGGTGGTACCGGATGTACTTCTTCCGGCAGCCCGAAGATTATGGAAGCTTTAAAATATGAAATCAAACGTCAGGGACTGGAAGAGGAAGTGGCTGTTGTAGAGACAGGATGCCACGGACTCTGCGCCTTAGGTCCTATCATGATTGTATATCCCGATGCCACCTTCTACTCCATGGTGCAGGTAAACGACATTTCCGAGATTGTTTCCGAGCACCTGTTAAAGGGCCGTGTGGTGACACGTCTTCTGTATCAGGAGACCGTAAGCCCAACCGGCGGCATCAAGGCGCTGATTGACACTGACTTTTATAAGAAACAGCACCGTATCGCCCTGCGCAACTGCGGTGTCATCAATCCCGAAAACATCGAGGAATACATAGGTACAGGCGGATACCAGGCTCTGGGCAAGGTGCTCACGGAGATGACTCCGGACGATGTAATCCAGACTCTGCTGGATGCCGGACTGAGAGGCCGCGGCGGCGCCGGTTTCCCAACCGGTCTTAAGTGGAAGCTCTGTAAGCAGAACGACGCTGACCAGAAATATGTATGCTGCAACGCCGACGAGGGTGACCCCGGCGCATTCATGGACCGTTCCGTGCTGGAAGGCGACCCCCATGCCATTCTGGAGGCAATGGCTATTGCCGGTTACGCAATCGGATCCAATCAGGGCTATATTTACGTCCGTGCCGAGTATCCCATCGCTGTGGAACGTCTGAAAATAGCCATTGAGCAGGCCCGTGAGATGGAACTCTTAGGCAAGAACATCTTCGGAACCGGATTTGATTTTGACATCGATCTGCGTCTGGGCGCCGGAGCATTTGTCTGCGGCGAGGAAACCGCCCTTATGACCTCCATTGAGGGCAAGCGCGGCGAGCCGAGGCCAAGGCCTCCATTCCCCGCACAGAAGGGTCTGTTCGGAAAGCCAAGTATCTTAAACAACGTAGAGACCTATGCAAATATACCTCAGATTATCCTGAACGGTCCTGAGTGGTTTGCTTCCATGGGTACTGAGAAGTCCAAAGGAACCAAGGTATTCGCACTGGGCGGCAAGATTAACAACACCGGTCTGGTGGAGGTTCCCATGGGTACCACCCTGCGCACCGTCATCGAAGAAATCGGCGGCGGCATTCCAAACGGAAAAAAATTCAAGGCAGCTCAGACCGGCGGACCTTCCGGCGGATGTATCCCTGCCAAGCATTTTGATATTCCCATTGATTACGATAACCTGATTTCCATTGGTTCCATGATGGGTTCCGGCGGTCTGATTGTCATGGACGAAGATGACTGTATGGTGGATATCGCCAAATTCTTCCTGGAATTCACCGTGGAGGAGTCCTGCGGCAAATGTACCGCATGCCGTATCGGCACCAAGCGTATGGTGGAAATCCTGACCAAGATTACAAAGGGCCAGGCCGTAATGGAAGACCTGGATAAGTTAGAGGAGCTCTGTCACTATGTAAAGGCCAACTCACTGTGCGGCCTGGGCCAGACAGCTCCCAACCCTGTACTCTCCACCCTTCATTTCTTCCGCGATGAGTACGAGGCACACATCAAGGAAAAACGCTGTCCGGCTGGTGTATGTAAGGCGCTTCTCTCCTTCAACATCGACCGTGACAAATGCCGCGGATGTACGCTGTGTGCCCGCAACTGTCCTGCCGGAGCAATCGTGGGCTCTGTCAAGAATCCACATGTCATTGACCAGAACAAGTGTATCAAATGCGGCGCTTGTATGGAAAAATGTAAATTCGGCGCTATCTACAAGAAATAA
- a CDS encoding ABC transporter substrate-binding protein, with translation MSTEENNGRRARDRKHKKWREESFGTGKTYSRPAGRRMSASILLSAVLLFMVTGCKAAASPAPGSPQEADVKIRVVCSGGDVKWKNGMETMAEAFMESNNGIKVELYFMPEAENQTYEERLKVLAAQGEFNDIVELRETDALVRAGLLAPMPEKVYSLVENPGTCGGICYGVPGYSTTLGMIYNADIFERLGLSVPHTYEEFLRVCATLKASGYDAIALGAAGNLHMKFWGNYLFCNYIVTGDGQVSWTKEKAVEMLGDFRGLSSRGYINSRYRAVSDRETVRAISARKAVMVYAGPWMLPQIENLNPQIRLGFFFLPGRDGTVYAMDDRSVEWGISSVTAGNEKKMDASVRFLQFYYSEGVYENILEIMNGNSVTVRRVNMTDTPDRRIMEAAYEGKPVHTELLLKEAQPTDGFIAFYDQMLVETLWGGKSISSLAEEMLEQWEEP, from the coding sequence ATGAGTACAGAAGAAAATAACGGCCGGAGAGCCAGGGATAGAAAACATAAAAAGTGGCGGGAAGAAAGCTTTGGAACAGGGAAAACCTACAGCAGACCAGCCGGAAGGAGGATGTCAGCCAGCATCCTTCTTTCGGCTGTTTTGCTGTTTATGGTGACGGGCTGCAAAGCTGCGGCATCCCCTGCGCCCGGCAGCCCTCAGGAGGCGGATGTGAAAATCCGGGTGGTTTGTTCAGGAGGGGACGTTAAATGGAAGAACGGTATGGAGACCATGGCAGAGGCTTTCATGGAATCCAATAACGGCATCAAGGTGGAGCTGTATTTCATGCCGGAGGCAGAAAACCAGACGTATGAGGAGCGCCTGAAGGTGCTGGCTGCCCAGGGAGAGTTTAACGATATTGTGGAGCTGAGGGAGACAGATGCCCTTGTACGGGCGGGGCTTCTGGCACCCATGCCGGAAAAGGTGTATTCGCTGGTGGAAAACCCCGGTACCTGCGGCGGCATATGTTATGGAGTTCCCGGGTACAGCACCACCCTGGGGATGATTTATAATGCGGACATATTTGAAAGGCTGGGACTTTCCGTACCTCATACATATGAGGAATTTCTTCGGGTATGCGCCACCCTTAAGGCATCAGGATATGATGCCATTGCCCTGGGAGCCGCAGGTAACCTGCATATGAAATTCTGGGGGAATTATTTGTTCTGCAACTACATTGTGACAGGTGACGGACAGGTTTCCTGGACCAAAGAAAAGGCGGTGGAGATGCTGGGAGATTTCCGTGGCTTGTCCAGCCGGGGGTATATCAATTCCCGGTACAGGGCAGTGTCGGACCGTGAGACAGTCCGGGCCATATCTGCCAGGAAGGCGGTCATGGTGTATGCGGGACCGTGGATGCTGCCGCAGATAGAGAACCTGAATCCCCAGATTCGCCTGGGCTTCTTCTTTCTTCCCGGAAGGGACGGAACTGTCTATGCAATGGACGACAGAAGTGTGGAATGGGGTATCTCGTCGGTGACTGCCGGAAATGAAAAAAAGATGGATGCGTCTGTCCGTTTCCTTCAGTTTTACTATTCCGAAGGCGTGTATGAGAATATCTTGGAAATCATGAACGGGAACTCTGTGACAGTCCGCCGGGTGAACATGACGGACACGCCGGACCGGAGAATCATGGAGGCCGCTTATGAGGGAAAACCTGTGCATACAGAGCTTCTGCTTAAGGAAGCCCAGCCTACTGACGGTTTTATTGCCTTTTATGACCAGATGCTGGTTGAGACGTTGTGGGGCGGAAAATCAATATCATCCCTTGCAGAAGAAATGTTGGAACAATGGGAGGAGCCATGA
- a CDS encoding 2-phosphosulfolactate phosphatase translates to MEIRILELIEGAKKAEGLTVIIDVFRAFSLECYLYARGASAVFPAGSVEEARRLKQAHPEYLLIGERGGRRCEGFDYGNSPSQTRDVDLSGKKIVHTTSAGTQGIVNAVHAEEILTGSLVNARAVADYISGRQPETVSLVAMGNGGERTAREDVICARYIKCLLEGRTCLIDEEIRSLRTDGGEHFFRPQTQEIFPQEDFRLCTRRDIFPFVLRVEKRENGGRQALPGMGRNFVHLRIWQGVHV, encoded by the coding sequence ATGGAAATCAGGATATTGGAATTGATTGAAGGCGCAAAGAAGGCAGAGGGGTTAACTGTTATCATTGATGTATTTCGGGCTTTTTCACTGGAGTGCTATCTGTACGCGCGGGGAGCGTCCGCCGTATTCCCGGCCGGGAGCGTGGAGGAGGCCAGGCGTCTGAAGCAGGCCCATCCGGAATATCTTCTTATAGGAGAGAGAGGAGGACGCAGGTGTGAGGGATTTGACTATGGTAATTCCCCGTCCCAGACCCGGGATGTGGATTTATCAGGGAAAAAAATCGTACATACCACAAGCGCGGGAACACAGGGAATCGTAAATGCCGTGCACGCAGAGGAGATACTGACCGGAAGCCTGGTGAATGCCAGGGCAGTTGCCGATTATATCAGCGGAAGGCAGCCTGAGACAGTATCATTGGTAGCCATGGGAAACGGAGGAGAAAGGACTGCAAGGGAGGATGTAATCTGCGCACGGTATATCAAATGTCTTCTTGAGGGCAGGACCTGTCTTATTGACGAGGAAATCCGCTCCCTCAGGACGGACGGCGGGGAGCATTTCTTCCGTCCCCAAACCCAGGAAATTTTTCCCCAGGAGGATTTCAGGCTCTGTACCAGGCGGGATATCTTCCCCTTTGTCCTTCGGGTGGAGAAACGGGAAAATGGAGGGCGTCAGGCATTGCCTGGCATGGGGAGGAATTTTGTACATTTGAGGATTTGGCAAGGTGTTCATGTTTAA
- a CDS encoding cache domain-containing protein — MQKRWRRNTAEEYSGLTKYIYDVSTDDGMFLYQILKSPGLSQEERKMEITLLLSDMLDWDSRLRTVCFMDQKGRIYYATRNAQKILDEDTFRYRTGKEDEEGNFSVLSPHLDDYFQDSGNQVITFRRSYQDITSFMTIEDCLGFFYVDIDIGRLSSAFSDLDMGLSGSFYIMDDNGACIYSVDSAGTGKAADSMASLIPSMNQGTGSLLKDGNYVVYERLEPYGWTVAAKVPQDQVLNMGSTIRYTAVFLGAVFLALLCLYCHNYISLHLYKDAV; from the coding sequence ATGCAGAAGAGATGGCGGAGGAATACAGCGGAGGAATACAGCGGCCTGACAAAATATATCTATGACGTTTCCACGGATGACGGGATGTTCCTGTACCAGATTTTAAAATCCCCCGGCCTTAGCCAGGAGGAAAGAAAGATGGAAATTACACTTCTTCTGAGCGATATGCTGGACTGGGACAGCCGGCTGCGCACCGTCTGCTTTATGGACCAGAAAGGGCGGATTTATTACGCCACCAGGAACGCACAGAAGATATTGGATGAGGACACGTTCCGGTATCGGACCGGCAAAGAGGATGAGGAAGGGAATTTTTCGGTCCTGTCCCCCCATTTGGATGACTATTTTCAGGATTCCGGTAATCAGGTCATTACCTTCCGGCGCAGTTATCAGGATATTACGTCCTTTATGACCATAGAAGATTGTCTGGGCTTCTTTTATGTGGATATAGATATAGGCAGGCTGTCGTCTGCGTTTTCTGATTTAGATATGGGATTAAGCGGCTCCTTTTATATCATGGACGATAACGGGGCATGCATTTACAGCGTGGATTCAGCCGGGACCGGGAAAGCAGCGGACAGCATGGCGTCCCTCATCCCTTCCATGAACCAGGGGACGGGCAGCCTGCTTAAGGACGGAAACTATGTGGTGTATGAACGTCTGGAACCGTATGGCTGGACCGTGGCCGCCAAGGTCCCACAGGACCAGGTTTTGAATATGGGGAGTACTATCCGGTATACAGCCGTATTCTTAGGAGCGGTATTTCTGGCGCTTTTATGTCTGTATTGCCATAACTATATTTCTTTGCATTTGTACAAGGATGCTGTATAA
- a CDS encoding LysR family transcriptional regulator, whose protein sequence is MELRQLQTFVTITQTESFSRAAEILGYTQSALTVQIRLLENELGVKLFDRMGKKVYLTAAGRQFLDHATQIIRDINRAREFAKSEEELCGPIHVGTLESLCFSKLPRILNSFRSRHPRVPVKITASTPNQLIDMMERNQLDLIYILDRPRYNDNWNKVMEVREPIVFVASPSCGLGGDRAIGLEEIMDEPFFLTEKNENYRRELDCFLETQGRALTPFLEISNTEFIIRMIRKNRGISYLPLFAVREYAENGELTILDVADFRLTMYQQVIYHKSKWMTKEMDAFIRITAQVNL, encoded by the coding sequence ATGGAATTAAGACAGCTGCAGACTTTTGTGACCATCACCCAGACCGAAAGCTTTTCCAGGGCAGCGGAGATTTTAGGCTATACTCAGTCAGCCCTGACCGTTCAGATACGCCTTCTGGAAAATGAGCTGGGGGTAAAGCTCTTTGACCGCATGGGAAAAAAGGTTTACCTGACAGCGGCCGGCAGACAGTTTCTGGACCATGCAACCCAAATCATCCGGGATATTAACCGTGCCAGGGAATTTGCCAAAAGCGAGGAGGAACTGTGCGGTCCCATTCATGTGGGAACCCTGGAATCCCTGTGTTTTTCAAAGCTTCCCCGGATACTGAATTCCTTTCGTAGCCGCCATCCCAGGGTTCCGGTCAAGATTACTGCCTCCACGCCCAACCAGCTGATTGATATGATGGAGAGGAACCAGCTGGATTTGATATACATTCTGGACAGGCCAAGGTATAATGATAATTGGAATAAAGTGATGGAAGTCCGGGAGCCTATTGTGTTCGTGGCATCTCCCTCCTGCGGCCTTGGCGGGGACCGGGCAATCGGTTTGGAGGAAATCATGGACGAGCCGTTCTTCCTGACGGAAAAGAATGAAAATTACAGACGGGAGCTGGATTGTTTTCTGGAAACCCAGGGCAGGGCGCTGACTCCCTTTTTGGAAATCAGCAATACGGAATTCATCATCAGGATGATAAGGAAGAACCGGGGCATCTCATATCTTCCCCTGTTTGCGGTCCGGGAATATGCGGAAAACGGGGAGCTGACCATCCTTGATGTGGCTGATTTCAGGTTGACCATGTATCAGCAGGTCATTTATCACAAGAGCAAGTGGATGACAAAAGAGATGGATGCGTTTATCCGTATCACAGCCCAGGTTAATTTGTAA
- a CDS encoding sensor histidine kinase, translating to MDTKLKSSHRLGILIIMLALLLASASTIGLYPYMKTKAESYHNRSSVRQFEESSNFGNLATQVMNFSYEIWHLKMQEDTGRRLTYAQTFLPGLEEKIRRQEPKDEAAVQLGDGEDGGQVTVYDSENPYDVYYYQSMQQTIDRAGSEWESLYRQYYSSLSYGVREQDGTYGRSNVTEPKAFFREPLKDDEIQFTISFNSSGILKVQDIKGKRDEDIMRLKESLTRFEFYDPLEVRLAKGYRYSGVEFQGPRDMTVEFRCSPSQMFGYTDARFDSGVQQLTLRDYRFSNGYFAIGASVLGLLAVLALALPAVKRFEIGKSGLCRLSFEPLSCIGVAWMGVMGDGTIPMALIASTMDGSLKSELLRADFLPWSADVMAVVINLAFWMVSYGMFYWGITCYRAIFSLGPWRYFKERTWLGRFLRFIKRWAFNAFNVFNETDWERRSTRIIGKAIIANFVILTIISCLWFWGIGALVIYSLVLFFLLQKYWGQMQQKYNTLLKGINEIAEGNLDVEIQEELGVFNPFKEQLSRIQEGFRKAVAQEVKSERTKSELITNVSHDLKTPLTAIITYVNLLKQENVTEEERKSYIRVLDQKSMRLKVLIEDLFEVSKASSGTVSLHLENVDIVSLLKQVRFELADKIDASGIEFRYNLPEERILLHLDSQKTYRVFENLLVNITKYGMPGTRAYIQVVREDDGHVLITMRNISARELEVSPEELTERFVRGDTSRNTEGSGLGLAIAGSFVEVQGGTMKLEVEDDLFRVSIRWKTEEPGGAGQEPGREARGVSEEPGVPGMPETPVAEGAPGKTAMDTEKENAGETHGRESETDGDIDISTAAFDMEGVVWGAEEAEESKKDSKTDREE from the coding sequence TTGGATACAAAATTGAAAAGCAGCCATAGGCTGGGCATATTGATTATCATGCTGGCATTGCTTTTGGCATCAGCCAGTACCATAGGGTTATACCCCTATATGAAGACAAAGGCGGAGAGCTACCACAACAGGAGTTCCGTCCGCCAGTTCGAGGAGAGCAGTAATTTTGGAAACCTGGCAACCCAGGTTATGAATTTCAGTTATGAAATCTGGCATCTGAAAATGCAGGAGGATACAGGGCGGCGCCTGACTTATGCCCAGACATTCCTGCCGGGGCTGGAGGAAAAAATCCGCCGGCAGGAACCGAAAGACGAAGCAGCGGTGCAGCTGGGGGATGGGGAAGATGGGGGGCAAGTCACAGTCTACGACAGTGAGAATCCCTATGACGTATACTATTACCAGTCCATGCAGCAGACCATTGACAGAGCGGGAAGCGAATGGGAAAGCCTCTACAGGCAGTATTATTCCAGCCTGTCCTATGGGGTCCGTGAGCAGGATGGGACCTACGGACGCAGCAATGTGACGGAGCCAAAGGCGTTTTTCCGGGAACCCCTGAAGGATGACGAGATTCAGTTTACTATAAGCTTTAATTCCAGCGGCATACTGAAGGTCCAGGATATAAAGGGAAAACGGGATGAGGATATCATGCGCCTCAAGGAGTCATTGACCAGGTTTGAATTCTACGATCCCCTGGAGGTAAGACTGGCCAAGGGCTACCGTTACAGCGGCGTGGAATTCCAGGGACCCAGGGACATGACAGTAGAGTTCCGGTGCAGTCCTTCCCAAATGTTCGGCTATACGGATGCCAGGTTTGACAGCGGAGTTCAGCAGCTTACCCTCCGGGATTACCGTTTCAGCAACGGCTATTTTGCCATAGGCGCATCTGTGCTGGGATTGCTGGCAGTGCTGGCCCTGGCTCTGCCGGCTGTGAAACGGTTTGAAATTGGAAAGAGCGGCCTGTGCAGGCTGTCATTTGAGCCATTGAGCTGTATCGGAGTGGCCTGGATGGGCGTTATGGGCGACGGAACCATACCCATGGCTCTGATTGCCTCTACCATGGACGGCAGCTTGAAGAGCGAACTTTTGAGAGCGGATTTTCTTCCCTGGTCCGCGGATGTGATGGCAGTGGTCATTAATCTGGCATTCTGGATGGTCAGCTACGGAATGTTTTACTGGGGAATTACCTGTTACAGGGCTATCTTTTCCCTGGGGCCCTGGCGCTATTTCAAAGAGCGCACATGGCTGGGACGTTTCCTGCGGTTCATTAAGCGTTGGGCGTTTAATGCCTTCAATGTTTTTAATGAGACTGACTGGGAGCGCCGTTCCACCAGGATTATAGGCAAAGCCATTATTGCGAACTTTGTCATACTGACCATTATCTCCTGTCTCTGGTTCTGGGGAATCGGAGCCCTGGTGATTTACTCCCTGGTTCTGTTTTTCCTGTTGCAGAAATATTGGGGGCAGATGCAGCAAAAATATAATACGCTTCTGAAGGGTATCAATGAGATAGCAGAGGGAAACCTGGATGTGGAGATTCAGGAGGAGCTGGGAGTCTTTAACCCGTTTAAGGAACAGCTGAGCCGGATTCAGGAGGGCTTTAGGAAAGCAGTGGCCCAGGAGGTGAAAAGCGAGAGGACCAAGTCAGAATTGATTACCAATGTATCCCATGACTTAAAGACCCCTCTTACGGCGATTATCACTTATGTAAACCTGTTAAAACAGGAGAACGTGACAGAGGAGGAGAGAAAGTCCTATATACGGGTACTGGACCAGAAGTCCATGCGGCTGAAGGTGCTCATAGAGGACCTGTTCGAGGTCAGCAAGGCCAGCAGCGGTACGGTCAGCCTTCACCTGGAGAACGTGGATATTGTGAGCCTCTTAAAGCAGGTGAGGTTTGAGCTGGCGGATAAGATTGACGCCAGCGGGATTGAGTTCCGTTACAATCTGCCAGAGGAGAGAATCCTTCTTCATCTGGACAGCCAGAAGACCTACCGGGTATTTGAAAACCTGCTGGTGAATATAACAAAGTACGGAATGCCGGGCACACGGGCCTATATACAGGTGGTCAGGGAAGATGACGGCCATGTACTGATAACCATGCGCAACATATCAGCCAGAGAACTGGAGGTATCTCCGGAGGAGCTGACAGAACGGTTTGTCCGTGGGGATACATCCCGCAATACAGAGGGATCAGGACTGGGGCTTGCCATTGCCGGAAGCTTTGTGGAGGTTCAGGGCGGTACCATGAAGCTGGAAGTGGAGGATGATTTGTTCCGCGTATCCATCCGCTGGAAGACGGAAGAACCGGGCGGAGCCGGGCAGGAGCCCGGGAGGGAAGCGCGGGGAGTCTCGGAAGAACCGGGAGTGCCGGGGATGCCGGAAACGCCGGTAGCGGAAGGCGCGCCGGGAAAGACAGCCATGGATACGGAGAAAGAGAATGCAGGAGAGACACATGGCCGGGAATCGGAAACAGACGGCGACATTGACATATCCACAGCCGCATTTGACATGGAAGGAGTTGTGTGGGGCGCTGAGGAGGCGGAGGAGAGTAAGAAGGACAGTAAGACGGATAGAGAAGAATAA
- a CDS encoding response regulator transcription factor, producing MSGDRILLVEDDKEIREGVEIFLKSQGYEVFQAADGVEGLKVLEEREIDLAIVDVMMPRMDGITMTAKLREKYDFPVIFLSAKSEEVDKILGLNMGADDYITKPFTPMELMARVNSQLRRYHRFLDRLNSKQAENPKVHRLGGLEVNEETVEVAVDDKTVKVTPIEFKILLLLIQNPGRVFPAEEIYERVWNERAVNTDTVMVHIRNLREKIEVNPREPKYVKVVWGVGYKIEKQP from the coding sequence ATGAGTGGGGACCGGATTTTACTGGTAGAGGATGACAAAGAGATAAGGGAGGGCGTGGAAATATTTTTAAAGAGCCAGGGATATGAAGTATTCCAGGCAGCAGACGGAGTGGAAGGCCTTAAGGTGCTGGAGGAAAGAGAGATTGATCTGGCCATTGTGGATGTGATGATGCCGCGTATGGACGGTATTACCATGACGGCAAAACTCCGTGAAAAATATGACTTTCCTGTTATTTTCCTGTCAGCCAAGTCAGAGGAAGTGGATAAGATACTGGGCCTAAACATGGGGGCGGACGATTACATCACAAAGCCCTTTACCCCAATGGAGCTTATGGCCAGGGTCAATTCACAGCTGCGGCGTTACCACCGGTTTCTGGACCGTCTGAACTCTAAACAGGCTGAGAATCCAAAGGTCCACAGACTGGGAGGATTGGAGGTCAACGAGGAGACGGTAGAGGTGGCCGTGGATGACAAAACGGTCAAGGTAACCCCTATTGAGTTCAAAATCCTTCTTTTGCTGATACAGAACCCGGGGCGTGTATTTCCCGCGGAGGAAATTTACGAACGGGTGTGGAACGAAAGGGCAGTGAATACGGATACGGTCATGGTACACATACGTAACCTGAGGGAAAAGATTGAGGTGAATCCCAGGGAGCCCAAATATGTAAAGGTGGTGTGGGGAGTTGGATACAAAATTGAAAAGCAGCCATAG